The following proteins are co-located in the Armatimonadota bacterium genome:
- a CDS encoding DNA-processing protein DprA: MKHAADSICMVGDSAYPARWLTSMGTSAPLVLWGAPTLAVGAGGPAYHMGRSPKRWFGVVGSRCPSADSLRLVSDAVRQATSLGYGIVTGGASGVDAAAAKTARLLGAPVLNIVPMCGFHGLRAVCCAISTHVRSDTHDAEPDQVPFIARHGAVSADNVLSLRPSGASFSTSAAMERNQLIYAAAECTLVVQPRFKVGGTWHGALSAHQRKLCPLLVAEEPDNMAYRAFRALGFGNFGMDHAVRDTGLADAIREAELGIQPQLPFSAAGA; this comes from the coding sequence ATGAAACACGCCGCGGACTCAATCTGCATGGTCGGTGACTCTGCATATCCTGCCCGGTGGCTCACCAGCATGGGCACTAGCGCACCATTGGTCTTGTGGGGTGCGCCGACGCTGGCTGTTGGCGCTGGCGGTCCTGCGTATCACATGGGTCGCTCGCCGAAACGGTGGTTTGGTGTCGTAGGGTCGCGTTGCCCTTCAGCAGATTCTTTGCGCCTGGTGTCCGATGCCGTGCGTCAAGCGACCTCGCTGGGCTACGGCATTGTGACGGGCGGGGCTTCCGGGGTGGATGCGGCGGCGGCCAAAACCGCACGGCTGCTCGGCGCGCCAGTGCTGAATATCGTGCCGATGTGCGGGTTTCATGGATTACGCGCGGTTTGCTGTGCCATTTCTACGCATGTGCGTTCGGATACGCATGACGCGGAGCCTGATCAGGTGCCCTTCATCGCCCGCCACGGCGCAGTGTCTGCCGATAATGTGTTATCTCTGCGCCCGTCTGGCGCTTCATTTAGCACCTCCGCCGCGATGGAGCGCAACCAGCTGATTTATGCCGCAGCCGAGTGCACACTAGTGGTCCAACCTCGATTTAAGGTCGGTGGCACATGGCACGGTGCGTTATCTGCCCACCAGCGCAAGCTCTGCCCGTTGCTCGTCGCCGAAGAGCCCGACAACATGGCTTATCGCGCATTTAGAGCGCTCGGATTTGGCAATTTCGGCATGGATCATGCGGTGCGTGACACGGGTCTTGCCGATGCTATCCGCGAGGCCGAGTTAGGCATCCAGCCCCAATTGCCGTTTTCTGCTGCTGGCGCATGA
- a CDS encoding MmgE/PrpD family protein — protein MSNSVLLARNSNQALGIGQFAIDFMAGKLGPGPSAAVLERTRLFHTDSVLCGLSALALQTNAPTILRQEALEYRCDDPERAAFVFGSNQGVVAEKAIVANSAAVREWDSNGTNFGYRPELGFIAGEFGHNDFYPVVIAACQQKGLDGGTALRAMVLLDEIRGRLAEVFSLKTYKIDHVVHGAIGSAATYGALMGATAEQIESAIGMFVAHYIPWRAIRAGKQLSDSKGASAAISTEAAILCMKRSMNGFIGPKDIFRNPEAIWRFFEPTTSGAERWKESGDSPFDLHLSHSGDDFAVMGMHFKLGLYEHQSAGALQGLIDLLRANPSLLDDPNGGAIDKIVIKAYEPAFGIIGNPMKREPKTRQSADHSMVYIICTLLRKALENPEAVIGAADQNEIWKSLMLDPHDFHASAIFNEKTHQLIAKVEFEHGGPEYDANYPDGIPTSLVIHSGGASLDSGLVMYPSGHARNKTADLHGILAHKFELLGKIAFADGADVKAEVAKLEAIADTTAFDLPHLYDFVIESRPGYE, from the coding sequence ATGAGCAACTCCGTATTGCTGGCGCGCAACTCGAATCAGGCCCTCGGCATCGGCCAATTCGCGATCGACTTTATGGCTGGAAAGCTTGGCCCTGGTCCGAGCGCAGCGGTGCTGGAACGCACGCGGTTGTTCCACACCGATTCGGTTCTTTGCGGTCTCTCGGCATTAGCGCTACAGACCAACGCGCCGACTATCTTGCGGCAAGAAGCGCTGGAGTATCGGTGCGATGATCCCGAGCGGGCGGCATTCGTCTTCGGTAGCAACCAGGGTGTTGTCGCCGAAAAGGCGATCGTCGCTAATAGTGCAGCAGTACGGGAATGGGATAGTAACGGAACCAACTTTGGATACCGACCTGAACTTGGATTCATCGCCGGTGAGTTCGGACACAACGACTTTTATCCTGTCGTGATCGCCGCATGCCAGCAAAAGGGGCTTGACGGAGGGACGGCCCTGCGCGCGATGGTTTTGCTCGATGAGATACGCGGACGATTAGCAGAAGTCTTCTCGCTCAAAACATACAAGATCGACCACGTCGTGCATGGTGCGATTGGCAGCGCGGCGACTTATGGCGCGTTGATGGGTGCAACCGCAGAGCAGATTGAAAGCGCGATCGGAATGTTCGTGGCTCACTACATTCCATGGCGCGCGATCCGCGCTGGGAAGCAACTTTCAGACAGTAAGGGAGCGAGCGCGGCCATCAGTACCGAAGCGGCAATCCTCTGCATGAAGAGGTCGATGAACGGATTCATTGGTCCGAAAGATATCTTCCGAAATCCAGAAGCAATTTGGAGATTTTTTGAACCGACGACCTCAGGAGCGGAGCGGTGGAAGGAGAGCGGCGACAGTCCGTTTGACCTTCATCTCAGCCACAGCGGTGATGATTTCGCCGTCATGGGAATGCACTTCAAGCTCGGCCTCTATGAGCACCAATCTGCGGGGGCGTTGCAGGGACTGATCGATCTGTTGCGCGCAAATCCAAGCTTGCTGGACGATCCAAATGGCGGCGCAATTGATAAGATCGTGATCAAGGCATACGAACCAGCATTCGGCATCATTGGCAACCCGATGAAGCGTGAGCCAAAGACGCGCCAGTCCGCAGACCACTCGATGGTCTACATCATTTGTACGTTGTTGCGAAAGGCGCTGGAGAACCCAGAGGCGGTGATAGGGGCCGCCGATCAAAATGAGATTTGGAAGTCGCTAATGCTTGATCCGCATGATTTCCATGCCAGCGCGATCTTCAACGAAAAAACGCACCAGCTGATCGCCAAAGTGGAGTTTGAGCATGGCGGCCCAGAATATGATGCCAACTATCCAGACGGAATCCCGACAAGCTTGGTGATCCACTCGGGTGGTGCATCGCTGGACTCGGGCCTTGTGATGTATCCGTCGGGACACGCAAGAAATAAGACGGCCGATTTGCACGGAATCTTGGCGCACAAGTTCGAGTTGCTCGGCAAGATCGCCTTCGCCGATGGTGCCGATGTTAAGGCCGAAGTGGCAAAACTGGAAGCGATCGCCGATACCACAGCATTTGATCTGCCTCACCTGTACGACTTTGTGATCGAATCTCGGCCTGGTTACGAATAA
- a CDS encoding MFS transporter — protein MNQIGPQRQLLAASGFIWFFLMGCFVTMSGPAGIALIRKFGLPLDSAPQVATSFFIGSMGVIFASAVFSRLFAGVWVPRVCAALYFAGALIASLSTQWNALLLGVGMIGAANGGLSIWFNAEVAKQFDGPKVGMWLTIVNGFWAVGAICGPYLLSQFSQTPQIPFWFLCGSAGIGLLMTFGLRQTDQMESESHDQTSKLPGRVFGLSLLLGMYVGTESSCIVWMTQHLISAHGMKLESAAQIGSMVWLAFAVGRFGSGKMLQRLGAPIFVATCMAVACGGLLLTMSSTTVVAGYILLGLAMGPTFPSVILWGTSLTTQTHKATSIMVIGAAIAAAVFPNLVGSIVANQMSQLPIVLIVGFGLIVALATAWRKDFVRA, from the coding sequence GTGAATCAAATTGGGCCTCAGCGCCAACTCCTCGCCGCTAGTGGTTTCATTTGGTTTTTCCTCATGGGATGCTTTGTCACCATGAGCGGGCCGGCGGGAATTGCCTTGATTCGAAAGTTTGGCTTGCCTCTCGATTCGGCCCCCCAAGTCGCCACAAGCTTCTTCATCGGATCGATGGGAGTCATTTTCGCGTCCGCAGTATTCTCGAGGCTTTTTGCCGGTGTTTGGGTGCCAAGGGTTTGTGCTGCTCTGTACTTCGCGGGGGCACTCATCGCGTCACTTTCGACTCAATGGAACGCGCTCCTTCTTGGGGTCGGAATGATCGGAGCCGCCAACGGTGGTCTATCAATCTGGTTCAACGCCGAAGTCGCCAAACAATTCGATGGCCCAAAAGTTGGAATGTGGTTGACCATCGTCAACGGATTTTGGGCAGTTGGCGCGATTTGCGGACCTTACCTTTTGTCCCAATTTAGCCAGACCCCTCAGATCCCATTTTGGTTTCTGTGTGGGAGCGCGGGAATCGGATTGTTGATGACCTTCGGTCTCAGGCAAACCGATCAGATGGAATCCGAATCACATGATCAAACCTCAAAGCTTCCAGGCCGTGTTTTCGGCCTCAGCCTCCTGCTGGGGATGTATGTCGGAACAGAAAGCTCCTGCATCGTCTGGATGACCCAGCATTTGATCTCGGCGCACGGAATGAAGCTAGAATCTGCGGCCCAGATCGGATCGATGGTTTGGCTAGCGTTTGCGGTCGGCCGATTTGGAAGCGGCAAGATGCTACAGCGTCTCGGTGCACCAATCTTCGTGGCGACTTGCATGGCGGTGGCGTGCGGCGGGCTTCTGTTGACGATGAGTTCAACAACGGTCGTCGCCGGATATATTTTGCTTGGCTTGGCGATGGGGCCGACGTTTCCTTCGGTGATCCTCTGGGGGACGAGCCTGACCACGCAAACGCACAAAGCGACCTCGATCATGGTGATCGGCGCGGCCATCGCGGCTGCCGTGTTTCCGAACCTCGTCGGTTCAATCGTAGCCAACCAAATGTCACAATTGCCGATCGTGCTGATCGTAGGATTTGGGTTGATCGTGGCCCTCGCCACGGCCTGGCGAAAGGACTTTGTTCGAGCTTAA
- a CDS encoding alpha-mannosidase, whose product MQKHPTLTLNRIARMHQLQIKECLIVARQPLSIEFCDVEHPDEKSARKHGPWVPVQAGHSYGPAYRTFWFRITGTVPKDWAGKEVGMMAEIGGERTVWIGNTPERGIDGPHAVYRLADEAKGGEKIDLAIQVYSGNPSVRLIGDTPPRKELTETVKSAELVLVDTHLTQLHFDIEFTLSLMKTLPENDPAYSTLLRALNSVCNVFDPSQRDTIRAARKLIKDALGSLNSELKHQITAVGHAHLDTAWLWPLHITHLKMAHTTANQLYLLERYPDYVFVHSQASQYEWLEDENPALFERLKSAIDAKRWEVVGSMWVEADCNITGGESLIRQFLYGRQYFEEKLGVVTDDMWLPDVFGYAAALPQILKKFGIKYFLTQKISWNQTNKFPHNTFLWKGIDGTSIWSHFPPADTYVGNGTPQEIIESVRKHKDQARSDQSLYIFGHGDGGGGPTEEHLELLKRGRTAPYMPEIELGKQAIQFFREAKARSRDLTTWSGELYLEMHRGTYTSQANNKKWNRQSEFLMRDAEWLWCFAGDLPKKYPQAEIERLWKLVLLNQFHDIIPGSSVREVYEDSDRDYADILTGGQALVDQALQTIGEKLGAGPDSVALFANSSVPSQASIPWEKDEAPTSIQVGNSIYPVQLIEQFDERQLIFETPEAAMGSVAVGQFSDTPITTRARLKVRERKIENGEWSVRFDTNGNITSITAIDDSNTEFVEADKLANVFQIFDDRPNFWGAWDVDPWTMETERSLFKAESVEVVERGPVRVAIEVVRRISDVSWIRQRISLGPTPGIRFDTEIEWREAHKLLKVAFPLNVNANRATYEIQFGHVERPTHQNTSWDTARFEVPAQKWVDVSQGDLGVALLNDSKYGFDCVGSTLRMSLLRAPKAPDPECDMGRHRFSYVLLPHYDGLQQSDVVAAAYALNSPLRHKALNPSQGVADRLPKLVGIDTRNLIIETVKKAERSNHIIVRLYECHNSRGVASLTCARPIQRAFIVNLEEREPREIELVDGMVPISYLPFEIITLMLEV is encoded by the coding sequence ATGCAAAAGCACCCGACCTTGACGTTAAACCGCATCGCCCGAATGCACCAGTTGCAAATCAAAGAATGCCTGATTGTCGCACGGCAACCCCTTTCGATTGAGTTTTGCGACGTTGAGCATCCAGACGAAAAATCGGCGCGCAAACACGGTCCTTGGGTGCCTGTTCAGGCAGGACATAGCTATGGGCCAGCGTATCGCACCTTCTGGTTCCGCATCACCGGCACAGTGCCTAAAGATTGGGCGGGAAAGGAAGTCGGAATGATGGCCGAGATTGGCGGCGAGCGCACGGTATGGATCGGCAATACACCTGAACGCGGCATCGATGGCCCACACGCGGTGTACCGGCTCGCTGATGAAGCAAAAGGTGGGGAGAAAATCGATCTCGCGATCCAGGTGTATTCCGGGAATCCAAGCGTGAGGCTGATCGGAGACACGCCACCACGTAAAGAACTCACCGAGACGGTGAAATCCGCCGAACTCGTGCTCGTGGACACTCACCTCACACAGCTTCACTTTGATATCGAATTCACGCTGAGTCTGATGAAGACCTTGCCGGAGAACGACCCGGCTTACTCAACCCTCCTGCGAGCGCTAAACAGTGTTTGCAACGTATTCGATCCCAGCCAACGAGACACGATTCGCGCCGCCCGCAAGCTCATCAAAGACGCCTTGGGGAGCCTGAATTCCGAGCTCAAACACCAGATCACCGCGGTCGGACACGCTCACCTGGACACGGCATGGCTCTGGCCGCTCCACATCACGCATCTGAAGATGGCGCACACCACGGCGAACCAGCTCTATCTGCTCGAGAGGTACCCCGATTACGTGTTTGTCCACTCTCAGGCAAGTCAATACGAATGGCTCGAAGACGAGAATCCCGCACTGTTTGAGCGTCTAAAGTCCGCGATTGATGCCAAACGATGGGAAGTCGTAGGGAGCATGTGGGTCGAAGCGGATTGCAACATCACCGGCGGCGAGAGCTTGATCCGGCAATTCCTCTATGGCCGGCAATACTTCGAAGAAAAGTTGGGCGTCGTCACCGACGACATGTGGCTGCCAGACGTTTTCGGCTATGCCGCCGCATTGCCGCAGATTCTGAAAAAATTCGGCATCAAGTATTTCTTGACGCAAAAAATCAGCTGGAATCAGACCAACAAGTTCCCACACAACACCTTCCTTTGGAAGGGGATCGACGGCACCTCGATCTGGTCCCATTTCCCACCCGCAGACACGTATGTCGGTAACGGCACACCACAAGAAATAATTGAGAGTGTCCGAAAGCACAAGGACCAAGCCCGAAGCGACCAATCACTGTACATTTTCGGGCATGGTGATGGCGGCGGAGGCCCAACCGAAGAACACTTGGAGCTGCTCAAGCGCGGCCGAACTGCGCCGTATATGCCAGAAATCGAGCTCGGCAAACAAGCGATACAGTTCTTCCGCGAGGCGAAAGCGCGGAGCCGCGACCTCACCACTTGGTCGGGAGAGTTGTATCTCGAAATGCACCGAGGTACCTACACCAGTCAAGCGAACAACAAGAAGTGGAATCGACAATCCGAATTCCTGATGCGCGACGCAGAATGGCTTTGGTGCTTTGCAGGTGATCTGCCCAAGAAGTACCCACAGGCAGAAATCGAAAGGCTGTGGAAGCTTGTGCTACTCAATCAATTCCACGACATCATCCCGGGCTCTTCCGTTCGAGAAGTTTACGAAGACTCGGATCGCGATTACGCTGACATCCTCACCGGAGGGCAGGCGCTCGTTGATCAGGCACTACAAACGATTGGTGAAAAGCTTGGCGCGGGGCCGGATTCAGTGGCTCTGTTTGCCAACAGCTCCGTCCCGAGCCAAGCGTCGATTCCGTGGGAGAAAGATGAAGCCCCAACGAGTATTCAGGTTGGCAACTCGATCTATCCAGTGCAATTGATCGAGCAGTTTGACGAGCGTCAATTGATCTTCGAAACCCCAGAAGCAGCGATGGGGTCCGTTGCCGTTGGCCAGTTCTCCGACACGCCGATCACGACACGTGCTCGGCTCAAAGTTCGAGAACGAAAAATCGAGAATGGGGAGTGGTCGGTCCGGTTTGACACTAACGGAAATATCACCAGCATCACCGCGATTGATGACTCGAATACGGAGTTCGTGGAGGCTGACAAACTCGCCAACGTGTTCCAAATCTTCGACGATAGACCGAATTTCTGGGGCGCATGGGATGTCGATCCGTGGACCATGGAGACCGAACGGTCTTTGTTCAAGGCGGAGTCTGTCGAAGTCGTCGAACGCGGTCCGGTCCGGGTCGCAATTGAAGTCGTACGGCGTATCAGCGATGTCAGCTGGATTCGACAACGCATCAGCCTCGGGCCAACACCGGGGATTCGGTTTGATACGGAGATCGAATGGAGAGAAGCGCACAAACTGCTCAAGGTGGCGTTCCCACTCAATGTCAACGCCAACCGTGCCACCTACGAAATTCAGTTTGGGCATGTCGAAAGACCAACCCATCAAAACACCAGCTGGGATACCGCTCGGTTCGAAGTGCCTGCCCAAAAATGGGTAGATGTGAGCCAAGGTGACCTCGGTGTGGCTCTGCTTAATGACTCCAAGTACGGATTTGACTGTGTTGGATCAACGCTGAGAATGTCGCTCCTGCGCGCCCCAAAGGCTCCAGATCCAGAGTGCGATATGGGCCGGCACCGGTTCAGCTATGTGCTCCTGCCACACTATGATGGTCTTCAGCAAAGCGACGTCGTTGCTGCGGCATACGCGCTGAATTCGCCGCTTCGACACAAGGCACTGAATCCAAGCCAAGGTGTGGCCGACCGACTGCCGAAACTGGTGGGCATCGACACACGAAATTTGATCATCGAGACGGTCAAGAAGGCGGAGCGATCCAATCACATCATCGTCCGGCTGTACGAATGCCACAACTCGCGCGGAGTGGCAAGTCTGACGTGCGCACGGCCGATCCAGCGGGCGTTCATAGTGAACTTGGAAGAGCGCGAACCCCGCGAAATTGAGCTTGTGGACGGCATGGTGCCGATCAGCTACCTGCCGTTTGAGATCATCACTTTGATGCTTGAGGTTTGA
- the asnS gene encoding asparagine--tRNA ligase encodes MDYRRQYIKQLFELAPGTEVSAYGWVKTRRDSKEVTFVQLNDGSCFQDLQVVIPNGAVSDEIVKKMTTGASVCLSGKIVESPAAGQAVELLCSSAELFGEADPATYPLQKKGATMEFLREIAHLRGRGNTFGAVYRVRARASYAIHKFFSERGFHNIHTPIITASDCEGAGAMFAVTTLLEQGHPDFPAKLKLTDYKEDFFGKPSYLTVSGQLEAETMALGMTNVYTFGPTFRAENSSTSRHLAEFWMIEPEMAFCDLEGDMNLAEEFLKTVIADIMDHCSADLDFFNKRIEPELLSTLNHVVESGFERMTYTEAVKHLQASGENFEFPVEWGTDLQSEHERWLTEVKVGRPVILTDYPKDIKAFYMRLNDDNKTVRAMDVLAPRIGEIIGGSQREDRLDVLERRILEMGLPLEAYWWYLDLRRFGSVPHAGFGLGFERLLMYVTGMKNIRDVIPYHRVPGSAEF; translated from the coding sequence ATGGATTATCGACGCCAGTACATCAAACAACTTTTTGAACTTGCCCCCGGCACAGAAGTTTCGGCCTACGGATGGGTGAAAACCCGTCGTGATAGCAAGGAAGTGACCTTCGTCCAACTGAATGACGGGTCTTGCTTCCAAGACCTTCAGGTCGTGATCCCGAATGGTGCCGTTTCAGACGAGATCGTCAAGAAGATGACGACGGGTGCAAGTGTTTGCCTGTCTGGAAAGATCGTCGAGAGCCCAGCCGCCGGGCAAGCGGTCGAACTGCTTTGTAGCTCGGCAGAGCTGTTTGGAGAAGCCGATCCAGCCACCTATCCGCTGCAGAAGAAGGGCGCGACGATGGAGTTCTTGCGCGAAATTGCGCACCTGCGTGGTCGAGGAAACACGTTTGGCGCGGTGTACCGCGTGCGAGCAAGAGCAAGCTACGCCATTCACAAGTTCTTCTCAGAGCGAGGCTTTCACAACATCCACACGCCGATCATTACCGCTAGCGATTGCGAAGGTGCCGGTGCAATGTTTGCCGTCACGACTTTGCTCGAGCAAGGACATCCTGATTTTCCAGCCAAGCTCAAGCTAACCGATTACAAAGAAGACTTCTTTGGTAAGCCTTCTTACCTCACGGTGAGCGGCCAGCTTGAAGCGGAAACGATGGCGCTGGGCATGACAAACGTGTACACGTTTGGACCGACTTTCCGCGCTGAAAACAGTTCAACCAGCCGGCACTTGGCCGAGTTTTGGATGATCGAACCGGAGATGGCGTTCTGCGATTTGGAAGGCGATATGAACCTCGCCGAAGAGTTTCTGAAGACGGTCATCGCCGACATCATGGACCACTGTTCTGCCGATCTCGACTTCTTCAACAAGCGGATCGAACCAGAATTGCTCTCCACGCTCAACCACGTGGTGGAATCCGGTTTCGAGCGAATGACCTACACCGAAGCGGTGAAGCATTTGCAGGCAAGTGGTGAGAACTTCGAGTTCCCGGTGGAGTGGGGCACTGACCTTCAGAGTGAGCACGAACGATGGCTCACCGAAGTCAAAGTCGGTCGCCCAGTGATTCTCACCGACTATCCAAAGGACATCAAAGCGTTTTATATGCGCCTGAACGATGACAACAAGACCGTCCGCGCAATGGACGTGTTGGCGCCGCGCATTGGCGAGATCATCGGGGGTTCGCAGCGCGAGGACCGACTGGACGTCTTGGAGCGCAGAATCTTGGAAATGGGACTTCCTCTCGAAGCGTACTGGTGGTACCTCGACTTGCGCCGATTTGGATCGGTGCCACACGCCGGATTTGGGCTTGGGTTCGAGCGGCTGCTCATGTATGTGACAGGAATGAAAAATATCCGCGACGTGATTCCGTACCACCGCGTTCCGGGATCGGCGGAGTTCTAA
- a CDS encoding RNA-binding protein: MSTKRLFIGNLAYSATEEEVLMHFGDYQPSNARVMADRGIAFIDIAEDQLAAAIEAMDGSVLKGRPIKVDEARPREDRPAGGGGGGRGGFGGGGGGGRGGFGGGGGGRDGGGGGRGGFGGGGGRGGGGGGRGRDNGRGGGGGRGW; the protein is encoded by the coding sequence ATGAGCACAAAGCGCCTATTTATCGGAAACCTTGCCTACTCGGCAACGGAAGAAGAAGTGTTGATGCACTTCGGAGACTATCAACCCAGCAACGCCCGCGTGATGGCCGATCGCGGTATTGCATTCATCGACATCGCAGAAGATCAATTGGCAGCCGCTATTGAAGCGATGGACGGTTCCGTTTTGAAGGGCCGACCAATCAAAGTTGACGAAGCTCGACCACGCGAAGATCGACCAGCCGGTGGCGGCGGTGGTGGACGCGGTGGCTTCGGCGGAGGCGGCGGCGGTGGACGCGGCGGCTTTGGCGGAGGCGGCGGTGGCCGTGATGGCGGCGGCGGTGGACGCGGCGGCTTTGGTGGCGGCGGCGGACGCGGAGGCGGAGGCGGTGGCCGAGGTCGCGACAATGGTCGTGGCGGCGGCGGCGGCCGAGGCTGGTAA
- a CDS encoding ABC transporter ATP-binding protein, translating to MNPQKPQRQLDRALLRRILGLFAPHRVQVIRTIFAVIIGVVLGIVPPFLVQHIVDDGLSKGNLNVIATYSGLTLIAVLAGAGMTLLYGYWSVIIGQEIMCELRQKLYVHLQGMSLRFFTSTRTGEIQTRMISDVGGIQNVVSNTLTDQLSNIGIVISALIAMFWLDWRLTLLSLAMVPVFMVVGKWVGEFARKVRTGVQEKTSDLNSVMQETLSVSGILLTKTAGHVDVLASQFAQENKELARWQIKNSVVQYLFFGMIRMITQLAPTLVYWLAGYLMVTHGDSSITVGKLMAFTGLQVRLFFPMTGLLRAQVEIMSSFALFSRIFEYLDMPRDINDTQGARDLRPEDVRGEVSFENVWFAYESTEGEETQWTLSDVSFEAKPGQLVALVGHSGAGKTTMTYLIPRFYDPDKGQVKIDGAPLQDYTLQSLTRVIGAVTQETYLMHTTIKENMRVARPDATDAEIIDACKKAAIHDHIAGLADGYDTVVGERGYKLSGGEKQRLAIARTILKNPRILILDEATSALDTVSERIIQNSLNELMEGRTTFAIAHRLSTILAADLILVMRAGQIVERGTHSELLALEGEYAKLYNEQFKSEQLLPN from the coding sequence ATGAATCCCCAAAAGCCGCAAAGGCAGCTTGATCGCGCATTGCTTCGCCGAATTCTGGGCCTCTTTGCGCCTCATCGCGTCCAGGTCATACGAACGATCTTTGCGGTGATCATTGGTGTGGTTCTAGGCATTGTGCCTCCTTTTTTGGTTCAGCATATCGTTGACGACGGTCTTTCGAAGGGCAACCTCAACGTGATCGCAACCTATTCTGGATTGACTCTGATTGCGGTCTTGGCCGGAGCCGGTATGACCTTGCTATACGGTTACTGGAGTGTGATCATCGGCCAGGAGATCATGTGTGAACTGCGCCAGAAGCTCTATGTTCACTTGCAAGGAATGAGCCTCCGGTTCTTCACCTCCACTCGGACCGGCGAGATTCAGACCCGAATGATCAGCGATGTTGGCGGGATTCAAAACGTCGTAAGCAACACGCTCACCGACCAGTTATCGAATATTGGCATCGTCATCAGCGCTTTGATCGCGATGTTCTGGCTCGATTGGAGGCTGACATTGCTCTCGCTGGCCATGGTGCCCGTGTTCATGGTGGTTGGCAAATGGGTGGGTGAATTTGCTCGCAAGGTCCGCACTGGTGTCCAAGAGAAAACCAGCGACCTGAATTCCGTGATGCAAGAAACGCTCTCGGTGAGCGGGATCTTGCTAACTAAAACCGCTGGACACGTTGATGTGCTGGCGTCCCAATTCGCTCAGGAAAACAAAGAGCTCGCCCGATGGCAGATCAAGAACTCGGTCGTTCAATACTTGTTCTTCGGCATGATCCGAATGATCACCCAACTGGCTCCGACGCTCGTTTACTGGCTGGCTGGGTACTTGATGGTGACTCACGGGGATAGCTCTATTACGGTCGGAAAGCTGATGGCGTTTACCGGCTTGCAGGTGCGATTGTTCTTCCCGATGACAGGGTTGCTGAGAGCGCAGGTCGAGATCATGAGCAGTTTCGCTCTCTTTAGCCGCATTTTCGAATACTTGGACATGCCTCGGGATATCAACGACACCCAAGGTGCTCGCGATCTGCGACCGGAGGATGTGCGCGGCGAAGTCTCCTTCGAAAATGTATGGTTTGCTTACGAATCCACCGAAGGCGAGGAAACTCAGTGGACGCTCTCCGACGTGAGTTTCGAAGCGAAACCGGGCCAATTGGTTGCGTTGGTGGGTCATAGCGGTGCCGGTAAGACCACGATGACCTATCTCATTCCAAGGTTCTACGATCCTGACAAGGGTCAGGTCAAAATCGACGGCGCGCCTTTGCAGGACTACACGTTGCAATCGCTGACCAGAGTGATCGGCGCAGTCACCCAAGAGACCTACTTGATGCACACCACCATCAAGGAGAACATGCGCGTGGCGAGGCCAGATGCCACCGATGCGGAGATCATCGACGCGTGCAAAAAGGCGGCGATTCACGATCATATCGCCGGATTAGCGGATGGATACGACACGGTGGTTGGCGAACGCGGCTACAAGCTGAGTGGCGGCGAAAAACAACGCCTTGCCATCGCTCGCACCATTCTCAAAAACCCCCGAATCCTCATTCTCGACGAAGCAACCAGCGCGCTCGACACGGTGAGCGAACGGATCATCCAAAACTCCCTAAACGAGTTGATGGAAGGTCGCACGACTTTCGCCATCGCTCACCGTCTAAGCACCATCTTGGCTGCCGACTTGATCCTGGTGATGCGTGCAGGGCAGATCGTCGAGCGAGGCACTCACAGCGAACTTCTCGCCCTCGAAGGTGAGTATGCAAAGCTGTACAACGAGCAGTTCAAGTCAGAACAATTGCTTCCGAATTGA